GCAGCGATTCAGAGTCACGATAGAAATTTGCGGTCGACCAAGGATGACACCGCGTCAGCTTTGTACAATTCTGTTCAAGACTGTGCCGTTGCCATGTATTTGGCCTCCCGACCCGCTGAGTATCGTGAATATTTGGCCAGTCTCCCGTCTGATTCCAATTTTTTGCCACGTCAATGGTCCGAGTCGGAATTGAAGGCCCTTCGAGGCTCGCCGCTTCTGATACGGGTCCGCAAGGCACGCGAAGGGATTCAGAAAGATTACAACCTGATCCGTGAGGCATGGAAGGAAATACACTCGTCCCATTCCCCTTCTACAACCGCGAACTTTCCCAAGTTGGAGGAGTTTAGTAGCGCCATGGCAGTTGTTTCGAGTCGGGCGTTTTCAGGAATGGCCGGTTTCGAGACCAAAGGTGGAGCCGTCAACGATACGACCATGATTCCATTGCTCGATTTGTGCAATCACCATCGCGGAAGGTGTGTCACCAAAAACGTATCTTACCGATTTAAGGACGGCACCGTCATGGTGAAAGCGGTAACCGACATCGCCATCGGCGACACTCTCAAAATCACCTACGGGGCTCAAGGAAACGCACAACTTTTTTTAAATTACGGCTTCTGTGTGGCAGACAATTGGGAACCGGATGGTTCCTCCAATGATGCCTTAGAGTTTTTTCGCGATGCTAATGATCTTGAACCGGTCGCGTTTCTCCGAACGGGCCCCAAGTCATACACGTACGGGCCTTTTGTCAAGGCCTTGGAAAGCTTTCGCGATGACAACGCAGAAAGGAAAACTGAACATGACTTTGTCGATCTGGAGGCTTTCTTGGACGAGTGCGACGATGAAGGTGTGGATGAGGAATTTGACTGTTGCTTCGTGGAAAATGACGGTGTATGTGTAGAGGGCGAAGATACAAAGAGCAGCGACATAAAACTACTCGAAGATTTCCGAACACGTCTTCTGGCGATGCAGGACGATTATGTATTAAATGAGAGTTCACAGACGCCTTTTGCGACTACTTTGATTCAGTCTGAATTGCGGATCATCGATTTTTTTCTCCGAGCAGTTGTCGCCATTGAAAAGAGGCTTGACGTTCAGGACATTCAGCCTCTACAATCGACAATAGCTCTGAAATTCATCGATGAATCGCGCGCTCGAAAGCAAGTCGACGAGCTAGCTAAAGTGTTTATGCAGATACGTCACTCAGGAGGGTTGCCTTCTTAGAAATAACATATTACGTCATGCGATACCTTACGCTATTGC
This is a stretch of genomic DNA from Phaeodactylum tricornutum CCAP 1055/1 chromosome 17, whole genome shotgun sequence. It encodes these proteins:
- a CDS encoding predicted protein gives rise to the protein MNRETHKRPRGVGCLEWYSNLTEWIERSGGTAPATIGLTPERELQVLQDPIAAGTVVFTVPWECLVTAGRMRELRDATVWLSAAIQSHDRNLRSTKDDTASALYNSVQDCAVAMYLASRPAEYREYLASLPSDSNFLPRQWSESELKALRGSPLLIRVRKAREGIQKDYNLIREAWKEIHSSHSPSTTANFPKLEEFSSAMAVVSSRAFSGMAGFETKGGAVNDTTMIPLLDLCNHHRGRCVTKNVSYRFKDGTVMVKAVTDIAIGDTLKITYGAQGNAQLFLNYGFCVADNWEPDGSSNDALEFFRDANDLEPVAFLRTGPKSYTYGPFVKALESFRDDNAERKTEHDFVDLEAFLDECDDEGVDEEFDCCFVENDGVCVEGEDTKSSDIKLLEDFRTRLLAMQDDYVLNESSQTPFATTLIQSELRIIDFFLRAVVAIEKRLDVQDIQPLQSTIALKFIDESRARKQVDELAKVFMQIRHSGGLPS